A window of the Amycolatopsis solani genome harbors these coding sequences:
- a CDS encoding FAD-dependent monooxygenase, translating to MISFVPEPHLLDSPRGRDWPRPPVPAPVRGTLPATSADVVVVGAGPAGVAVASALWHHGVRDVVIADRTGRPCSRFFGRIDRLGQRVLRSPYEHHPGVEGYRDCELLDFARLHWGKLTRTERREIRMSQSGHRSVVPVDVFDAYCDHLIASHHIGRKAWQARVREVVPGGDAVTVRADRFSVTARHVVLCLGEERRDAPDSWWGGGSAPAGVSYWDESVPVGGRCLAVVGAGLTAAHLIAGALDEGREVHWVVRETGERYQCADVNSSFFRPEGRLRFNRVGWSERLELMSTFRRASIMFEFRPLLERAQAEGRLVVHRGAEVKSIGPGVGGTTVVRLAGGGRIAADHVQLALGTTPSIGEGLLPDDALAVRDGWPELDERTLTHLRAPRVSVVGAAAAMVLGPAARNIDGHRVATTRAAAAIAQVLQGGELPAPAKTAVGV from the coding sequence ATGATCTCGTTCGTGCCCGAGCCGCACCTGCTGGACTCGCCCCGTGGACGTGACTGGCCCCGCCCGCCGGTGCCGGCCCCGGTCCGCGGGACGCTGCCCGCCACCTCGGCGGACGTCGTGGTCGTCGGCGCCGGCCCGGCCGGTGTCGCGGTGGCGTCCGCGCTGTGGCACCACGGCGTCCGCGACGTCGTCATCGCCGACCGGACCGGCCGTCCGTGCAGCCGGTTCTTCGGCCGCATCGACCGCCTCGGCCAGCGTGTCCTGCGCTCGCCGTACGAGCACCACCCCGGCGTCGAGGGCTACCGCGACTGCGAACTCCTGGACTTCGCGCGCCTGCACTGGGGCAAGCTGACCCGCACCGAGCGGCGCGAGATCCGGATGTCGCAGTCGGGCCACCGCTCGGTGGTGCCCGTGGACGTCTTCGACGCCTACTGCGACCACTTGATCGCCAGCCACCACATCGGGCGCAAAGCTTGGCAGGCGCGCGTCCGCGAGGTCGTGCCCGGAGGCGACGCGGTCACCGTGCGCGCCGACCGGTTCTCGGTCACCGCCCGGCACGTCGTGCTGTGCCTCGGCGAAGAGCGCCGCGACGCGCCGGATTCCTGGTGGGGCGGCGGATCCGCGCCGGCCGGAGTGTCCTATTGGGACGAATCGGTGCCGGTCGGCGGGCGGTGCCTGGCGGTGGTGGGCGCCGGGCTCACCGCGGCCCACCTCATCGCCGGCGCGCTCGACGAAGGCCGCGAAGTGCATTGGGTCGTGCGGGAAACCGGCGAGCGCTACCAGTGCGCCGACGTGAACTCCTCGTTCTTCCGCCCCGAAGGCCGCTTGCGCTTCAACCGCGTCGGCTGGTCCGAGCGGCTCGAGCTGATGAGCACGTTCCGGCGCGCGTCGATCATGTTCGAGTTCCGCCCGCTGCTCGAACGCGCGCAGGCCGAGGGACGGCTGGTCGTGCACCGCGGCGCCGAGGTCAAGAGCATCGGACCCGGTGTCGGCGGAACGACCGTGGTGCGCCTGGCCGGCGGCGGCCGGATCGCGGCCGACCACGTCCAGCTCGCGCTGGGCACCACCCCGTCGATCGGCGAAGGCCTGCTGCCCGACGACGCCCTCGCGGTCCGAGACGGCTGGCCGGAACTCGACGAGCGGACCCTGACCCACCTCCGCGCCCCCCGGGTGTCGGTGGTCGGCGCGGCGGCGGCGATGGTCCTCGGCCCGGCGGCCCGCAACATCGACGGCCACCGGGTGGCGACCACCCGAGCTGCGGCGGCGATCGCTCAGGTGCTGCAGGGCGGCGAGCTCCCGGCGCCGGCGAAGACCGCGGTCGGCGTCTGA
- a CDS encoding DUF6187 family protein encodes MDAGEDTRFALPEVDAPAATEVGVILLGLEADRLLAGLGLARLADDPALVTQVVDQARHGVPDTGLPGLLDTGKQHWRALRATLGDPPSTSTPGSLRREWDRASARVAAAVPGAGAASLAYLTACVLRRADVDRIADRKDTDVVLEVPAG; translated from the coding sequence ATGGACGCCGGCGAAGACACCCGGTTCGCGCTGCCCGAGGTCGACGCGCCCGCCGCCACCGAGGTCGGGGTGATCCTGCTCGGCCTCGAGGCCGACCGGCTGCTCGCCGGGCTCGGGCTGGCCCGGCTGGCGGACGACCCGGCCCTGGTGACGCAGGTCGTCGACCAGGCCCGGCACGGCGTCCCGGACACCGGCCTGCCCGGGCTCCTGGACACCGGCAAACAGCACTGGCGGGCCCTGCGCGCGACGCTCGGCGACCCGCCGTCGACGTCGACGCCGGGCTCGCTGCGGCGGGAGTGGGACCGGGCGTCGGCCCGGGTCGCCGCGGCCGTTCCCGGTGCGGGTGCCGCGTCGCTGGCCTACCTGACGGCGTGCGTGCTCCGCCGCGCCGACGTCGACCGGATCGCGGATCGAAAGGACACCGATGTCGTACTTGAAGTCCCTGCCGGCTGA
- a CDS encoding carboxymuconolactone decarboxylase family protein, with protein MSYLKSLPAETTLLQVFQANPGPARHLLAFHEELLRGDSPFTPGERELIAAYVSGVNDCGYCHGIHTVTAEAFGVEAGLLGAALDDLDSAPIDERLKPVLAYVGKLTRTPSRMTAADAEAVFAAGWDERALHDAVLVCALFNFMNRMVDGLGIQADDAYKKLSGERLKHSGYGGLAQLLPEA; from the coding sequence ATGTCGTACTTGAAGTCCCTGCCGGCTGAGACCACGCTGCTGCAGGTCTTCCAGGCCAACCCCGGCCCGGCCCGGCACCTGCTGGCCTTCCACGAGGAGCTGCTGCGCGGCGATTCGCCGTTCACGCCGGGGGAGCGGGAGCTGATCGCCGCCTACGTCTCCGGCGTCAACGACTGCGGCTACTGCCACGGCATCCACACGGTGACCGCCGAGGCGTTCGGCGTCGAAGCGGGCCTGCTGGGCGCGGCGCTGGACGACCTGGACTCCGCGCCGATCGACGAGCGGCTGAAGCCGGTCCTCGCCTACGTCGGCAAGCTGACGCGGACGCCGTCCCGGATGACCGCCGCCGACGCCGAAGCGGTGTTCGCGGCCGGGTGGGACGAGCGCGCGCTGCACGACGCGGTGCTGGTCTGCGCGCTGTTCAACTTCATGAACCGGATGGTCGACGGCCTCGGCATCCAGGCCGACGACGCCTACAAGAAGCTCTCGGGCGAGCGCCTGAAGCACAGCGGCTACGGCGGCCTCGCCCAACTGCTCCCCGAAGCCTGA
- a CDS encoding epoxide hydrolase family protein has protein sequence MPKPEPFRIAVPDEDIQDLRERLARTRLPGDLANDGWEYGTNQEYLAGLLADWRDSYDWRVHEAEMNEHAHYRVDFDGQPVHYLHVPGDGKLPLLLIGGWPWTFWDFKEVLPHLDGHEVVVVDLPGYGFSTPLARPGIGYAETADLFHRLMTEVLGHERYGIYGSDWGSIIGQHLAHHHPEAVVGLHTTMPFSLEGPIPEELWADDEKVRRAANTAWARYSNGYFVLHTTRPQSIAYIGDSPAATAAWLVEKLHDWTDHDGDFETGYPRERVLTTLSLFWFTNSMGSTARLYAESFQKPWTPKSDAQPLFNVPTAVAAYPREPAAVPRKWVERRFDLRRYTVMERGGHYPAVESPDTLGRDIAEFFAELA, from the coding sequence TTGCCGAAACCGGAACCGTTCCGCATCGCCGTGCCCGACGAGGACATCCAGGACCTCCGCGAGCGCCTCGCGCGCACGCGCCTGCCCGGCGACCTGGCCAACGACGGCTGGGAGTACGGGACCAACCAGGAGTACCTGGCCGGGCTGCTGGCCGACTGGCGGGACAGCTACGACTGGCGCGTGCACGAGGCCGAGATGAACGAGCACGCGCACTACCGCGTCGATTTCGACGGCCAGCCGGTGCACTACCTGCACGTCCCCGGCGACGGGAAGCTGCCGCTGCTGCTGATCGGCGGCTGGCCGTGGACGTTCTGGGACTTCAAGGAGGTGCTGCCGCACCTGGACGGCCACGAGGTCGTGGTGGTGGACCTGCCCGGCTACGGCTTTTCGACGCCGCTGGCCCGGCCAGGCATCGGGTACGCCGAGACCGCGGACCTGTTCCACCGGCTGATGACCGAGGTGCTGGGCCACGAACGCTACGGGATCTACGGCTCCGACTGGGGCTCGATCATCGGCCAGCACCTGGCCCACCACCACCCGGAGGCCGTCGTCGGGCTGCACACGACGATGCCGTTCAGCCTCGAAGGCCCGATCCCCGAGGAGCTCTGGGCGGACGACGAGAAGGTGCGGCGCGCGGCCAACACGGCGTGGGCGCGCTACAGCAACGGCTACTTCGTGCTGCACACGACCCGCCCGCAGAGCATCGCCTACATCGGCGACTCGCCGGCGGCGACCGCGGCGTGGCTGGTCGAAAAGCTGCACGACTGGACCGACCACGACGGCGACTTCGAGACCGGGTACCCGCGCGAGCGCGTCCTCACGACGCTTTCGCTGTTCTGGTTCACGAATTCGATGGGCAGCACCGCGCGGCTGTACGCGGAGAGCTTCCAGAAGCCGTGGACGCCGAAGAGCGACGCGCAGCCGCTGTTCAACGTCCCGACCGCGGTCGCCGCCTACCCGCGCGAACCCGCGGCGGTGCCGCGGAAGTGGGTGGAGAGGCGCTTCGACCTGCGCCGCTACACGGTGATGGAGCGCGGCGGCCACTACCCGGCCGTCGAGTCGCCGGACACGCTCGGCCGCGACATCGCCGAGTTCTTCGCCGAACTGGCCTAG
- a CDS encoding SAM-dependent methyltransferase, translating into MPGAEDAVAAEKPSPARMYDYFLHGDNNFPVDRAAGDAVIDQVGEVLTKDVVWENRRFLGRVVHHLAAEHGVRQFIDVGAGLPSMENTHQIARRSIPDARVAYVDLDPVVATHGKTLLSEEEQKITRLLTADLREPMSIVDNPELADLIDFAQPVALLCVAVFHFITDEDDPHGIVRTFRERLAPGSFLALSHLNADESPEAEQDTMRAIYRNATSPMVFRTRAEIEALFTGFTLQPPGLVPTGHWRREGDTTRRMYGGLGRLG; encoded by the coding sequence ATGCCGGGAGCAGAAGACGCCGTGGCGGCGGAGAAGCCGTCGCCGGCGCGGATGTACGACTACTTCCTCCACGGGGACAACAACTTCCCCGTCGACCGGGCGGCCGGGGACGCGGTCATCGACCAGGTCGGCGAGGTGCTCACCAAGGACGTCGTCTGGGAGAACCGCCGGTTCCTCGGCCGGGTGGTGCACCACCTCGCCGCCGAGCACGGAGTGCGGCAGTTCATCGACGTCGGGGCCGGGCTGCCCAGCATGGAGAACACCCACCAGATCGCCCGGCGGTCCATTCCGGACGCCCGGGTCGCCTACGTGGACCTGGACCCGGTCGTCGCCACCCACGGGAAAACCCTGCTTTCTGAGGAAGAGCAGAAGATCACCCGGCTGCTGACCGCCGACCTGCGCGAGCCGATGTCCATTGTGGACAACCCGGAGCTGGCGGACCTGATCGACTTCGCGCAGCCGGTCGCGCTGCTGTGCGTCGCCGTCTTCCACTTCATCACCGACGAAGACGACCCGCACGGCATCGTCCGCACGTTCCGCGAACGGCTGGCGCCGGGGTCGTTCCTCGCGCTCTCGCACCTCAACGCCGACGAGTCACCCGAAGCCGAGCAGGACACCATGCGCGCGATCTACCGCAACGCGACGTCGCCCATGGTGTTCCGGACCCGCGCCGAGATCGAGGCGCTGTTCACCGGCTTCACCCTGCAGCCGCCCGGCCTGGTGCCGACCGGGCACTGGCGCCGCGAAGGCGACACCACCCGCCGGATGTACGGCGGCCTCGGCCGGCTGGGCTGA
- a CDS encoding DUF899 domain-containing protein — translation MNRPPVVSAEEWQAERDKLLVKEKELTHALDDLAAQRRRLPMVRLKDGYVFTGPDGETGDLVSLFDGHNQLIIYHYMKQPGSDHLCVGCASLTDNLSPWAHLAPRGVRLILESVAPQEELEPLRQRFGWQIPWYSSYGSTFNEDMGTGGGFGVSVLLRDGDEVFRTWFTNGRGTDRLRLDFNLLDLTPYGRQEVWEDSPEGWPQTSTMGWLRLRDEY, via the coding sequence ATGAATCGCCCGCCCGTCGTCTCGGCGGAGGAATGGCAGGCCGAGCGCGACAAGCTCCTCGTCAAGGAAAAGGAGCTCACCCACGCGCTGGACGACCTCGCCGCCCAGCGGCGGCGGTTGCCGATGGTGCGGTTGAAGGACGGCTACGTCTTCACCGGGCCCGACGGCGAAACCGGCGATCTCGTTTCGCTGTTCGACGGCCACAACCAGCTCATCATCTACCACTACATGAAGCAGCCGGGCAGCGACCACCTCTGCGTCGGCTGCGCATCGCTGACCGACAACCTCTCGCCGTGGGCACACCTCGCCCCGCGCGGGGTGCGGCTGATCCTCGAGTCCGTGGCGCCGCAGGAAGAGCTGGAGCCGCTGCGGCAGCGGTTCGGCTGGCAGATCCCGTGGTACTCCAGCTACGGCAGCACGTTCAACGAAGACATGGGCACCGGCGGCGGGTTCGGCGTCAGCGTGCTGCTGCGCGACGGCGACGAGGTCTTCCGGACCTGGTTCACCAACGGGCGCGGTACCGACCGACTCCGGCTCGACTTCAACCTGCTCGACCTCACGCCGTACGGGCGCCAGGAGGTCTGGGAGGACTCGCCGGAGGGCTGGCCGCAGACCTCGACCATGGGCTGGCTCCGCCTGCGGGACGAGTACTGA
- the tpx gene encoding thiol peroxidase, whose amino-acid sequence MNAIPERTGVTTFRGRPVTLLGPAVGVGDQAPDFTVVAPDMSPVAGASLAGRVRIVSVVPSLETPVCDLQTRRFNEEVAGLGDVSVLTVSVDLPFAQARWCGAAGIEGALVGSDHRDLSFGTAYGVVIKEFRLLARAVFVIDANDTVVHAEYVPEIGEHPDYDAVIAAAKAAETARAAA is encoded by the coding sequence ATGAACGCGATTCCCGAACGCACCGGCGTCACGACCTTCCGCGGCCGTCCGGTCACCCTGCTCGGGCCGGCCGTCGGTGTCGGCGACCAGGCTCCGGACTTCACCGTCGTGGCGCCGGACATGTCCCCGGTCGCGGGCGCCTCGCTCGCCGGCCGCGTGCGGATCGTCTCGGTCGTGCCGTCGCTCGAGACGCCGGTCTGCGACCTGCAGACCCGGCGGTTCAACGAGGAGGTCGCCGGGCTCGGGGACGTCTCCGTGCTCACCGTCTCCGTCGACCTGCCGTTCGCGCAGGCGCGCTGGTGCGGTGCCGCCGGGATCGAGGGCGCGCTGGTCGGCTCCGACCACCGCGACCTTTCCTTCGGTACCGCCTACGGTGTGGTGATCAAGGAATTCCGCCTGCTCGCCCGCGCCGTTTTCGTGATCGACGCGAACGACACCGTCGTGCACGCGGAATACGTGCCGGAAATCGGCGAGCACCCCGACTACGACGCCGTCATCGCCGCCGCCAAGGCCGCCGAGACCGCGCGCGCGGCCGCGTAA
- a CDS encoding SgcJ/EcaC family oxidoreductase codes for MTTTEQSRLDAYYGEFTSDKEKEVLQVPLRLVAAWAKNDADGVADVFLEDGLLLLPGDVYKEGREEIRIFMKAAYAGPFKNSGVTGQPVDLRFVTDDVALIRTHGGILAEGETEIAPELAVRSTWITVKRDGTWYLAGYQNSPRGEGATLRW; via the coding sequence ATGACGACCACCGAACAATCCCGTTTGGACGCGTACTACGGAGAGTTCACCAGCGACAAGGAGAAGGAGGTGCTCCAGGTTCCGCTGCGGCTGGTGGCGGCGTGGGCGAAGAACGACGCCGACGGCGTCGCCGACGTCTTCCTGGAGGACGGCCTCCTGCTGCTGCCGGGTGACGTGTACAAGGAAGGCCGGGAAGAGATCCGCATCTTCATGAAGGCCGCCTACGCCGGGCCGTTCAAGAACAGCGGTGTCACCGGGCAGCCGGTCGACCTGCGCTTCGTCACCGACGACGTCGCGCTGATCCGCACGCACGGCGGCATCCTCGCCGAGGGCGAGACCGAGATCGCGCCCGAGCTGGCCGTCCGCTCGACCTGGATCACCGTCAAGCGCGACGGGACCTGGTACCTGGCCGGCTACCAGAACAGCCCGCGCGGCGAAGGCGCCACCCTCCGCTGGTAA
- a CDS encoding SgcJ/EcaC family oxidoreductase has product MTSKASDLVAKAKQWAGYYGDFPNGEEGAVFTVPLRLRAAWDAGDADALADLFTDDGSMLIGDEQLRGRDAIRAYLTEQFAGAYRGSRVADEPVQVKFLADGVALAITKGGFINQGETEIAPENENRATWVVRKEGGDYKLVSHQTSPIRG; this is encoded by the coding sequence ATGACTTCCAAGGCTTCCGACCTGGTCGCCAAGGCCAAGCAGTGGGCCGGCTACTACGGCGACTTCCCGAACGGCGAGGAGGGCGCGGTCTTCACCGTCCCGCTGCGCCTGCGTGCCGCCTGGGACGCCGGTGACGCCGACGCGCTGGCCGACCTGTTCACCGACGACGGCAGCATGCTGATCGGCGACGAGCAGCTGCGCGGCCGCGACGCGATCCGCGCCTACCTGACCGAGCAGTTCGCGGGTGCCTACCGCGGCAGCCGCGTGGCCGACGAGCCGGTACAGGTCAAGTTCCTGGCCGACGGCGTCGCGCTCGCCATCACCAAGGGCGGCTTCATCAACCAGGGCGAGACCGAAATCGCGCCGGAGAACGAGAACCGGGCCACCTGGGTCGTGCGCAAGGAGGGTGGCGACTACAAGCTCGTCTCCCACCAGACCAGCCCGATCCGCGGCTGA
- a CDS encoding methyltransferase has protein sequence MDSNRPARLSDTEQAGIRLFEETLGYVYSAALRAAAAVGVADHLADGPKTVVELAQATGAHADNLNRVLRALAMRGVFHEDDRGRFELTPEAELLRSDVPGSLRSAVLTFTDKTFWNSHGELAHSVEHGDASFDKVFGTTFFDYFRDVESPETFYSGMQSKSDSENASIVRNLTFPAGATVVDVGGGYGGLLLEALRADDSLYGLLMDLGDHVVSGHRLGELGDDDRWELVTGDFFEECPPADVYLLKHIIHDWNDEQCVRILRNCRRAMRPGGRIVVLDTVIPPRNEPHLGKLFDIMVMSILPGRERTEEEFRTLFAKAELELTRVLDTGFAVSVVEAVAR, from the coding sequence GTGGACAGCAACCGTCCGGCAAGACTCTCCGACACCGAGCAGGCCGGGATCCGCCTGTTCGAGGAGACACTGGGTTACGTCTATTCCGCGGCATTGCGCGCCGCGGCCGCCGTCGGCGTCGCCGACCACCTGGCCGATGGCCCGAAGACGGTCGTCGAGCTGGCGCAGGCCACCGGCGCCCACGCGGACAACCTGAACCGCGTCCTGCGCGCCCTCGCCATGCGCGGGGTGTTCCACGAGGACGACCGGGGGCGGTTCGAGCTGACCCCCGAGGCCGAGCTGCTGCGCTCGGACGTGCCAGGTTCGCTCCGGTCCGCGGTGCTGACGTTCACCGACAAGACGTTCTGGAACTCGCACGGCGAGCTCGCCCACAGCGTGGAGCACGGCGACGCGTCCTTCGACAAGGTCTTCGGTACGACGTTCTTCGACTACTTCCGGGACGTCGAGTCGCCCGAGACGTTCTACTCGGGCATGCAGTCGAAGTCCGACTCGGAAAACGCTTCCATCGTCCGCAACCTGACGTTCCCGGCGGGCGCGACGGTCGTCGACGTCGGTGGCGGGTACGGCGGGCTGCTGCTCGAAGCGCTGCGCGCGGACGACAGCCTGTACGGCCTCCTGATGGACCTCGGCGACCACGTGGTGTCCGGCCACCGCCTCGGCGAGCTCGGCGACGACGACCGCTGGGAGCTCGTCACCGGCGACTTCTTCGAGGAGTGCCCGCCGGCCGACGTGTACCTGCTCAAGCACATCATCCACGACTGGAACGACGAGCAGTGCGTGCGCATCCTGCGCAACTGCCGCCGCGCGATGCGCCCCGGCGGCCGGATCGTGGTGCTGGACACGGTGATCCCGCCGCGCAACGAACCGCACCTCGGCAAGCTGTTCGACATCATGGTCATGTCGATCCTGCCAGGCCGGGAGCGCACCGAGGAGGAGTTCCGGACGCTGTTCGCGAAGGCCGAGCTGGAGCTGACCCGGGTCCTCGACACCGGGTTCGCGGTGTCGGTCGTCGAGGCCGTCGCGCGCTGA
- a CDS encoding SgcJ/EcaC family oxidoreductase encodes MSAEVDASSALDDYYGPFTSEREKEVLGVPLRLVEAWARNDVDAVVDVFTKDGTLILPGDVYKVGRDEIRPFLAAAFAGPFKGSRITGKPVDLRIVNDTVALIRTHGGILAPGETEISPELAVRSTWTVKKEEDGVWYLAGYQNSPRGTGATLRW; translated from the coding sequence GTGTCCGCTGAAGTCGACGCGTCGTCCGCGTTGGACGACTACTACGGCCCGTTCACGAGCGAGCGGGAAAAGGAAGTGCTGGGTGTCCCGCTGCGGCTGGTGGAAGCCTGGGCACGCAACGACGTCGACGCGGTCGTCGACGTCTTCACCAAGGACGGCACCCTGATCCTGCCGGGTGACGTCTACAAGGTCGGCCGCGACGAGATCCGCCCGTTCCTGGCGGCCGCGTTCGCCGGCCCGTTCAAGGGCTCGCGGATCACCGGCAAGCCGGTGGACCTGCGGATCGTGAACGACACCGTCGCGCTGATCCGCACGCACGGCGGCATCCTGGCGCCGGGGGAGACCGAGATCTCGCCGGAGCTCGCCGTCCGCTCGACCTGGACGGTCAAGAAGGAAGAAGACGGCGTGTGGTACCTCGCCGGCTACCAGAACAGCCCGCGCGGCACCGGCGCGACCCTCCGCTGGTGA
- a CDS encoding SgcJ/EcaC family oxidoreductase, whose amino-acid sequence MPATATEILASYGVEEDTEFYREFDDPRDRAALTVPLRITHAWKTNDADEFASVFTENGSLLMQDEQLTSREQIRAYMQAGFDGPLAGAHVKGWPLQVTFLAEDTALVITQGGIILDGETETAPARQIRATWIVVERDGEWSLLSHQSSPIRG is encoded by the coding sequence ATGCCCGCCACCGCAACGGAGATCCTCGCCTCGTACGGGGTCGAGGAGGACACGGAGTTCTACCGCGAGTTCGACGACCCGCGCGACCGCGCCGCGCTCACCGTGCCGCTGCGCATCACGCACGCCTGGAAGACCAACGACGCGGACGAGTTCGCGAGCGTCTTCACCGAGAACGGCAGCCTGCTCATGCAGGACGAGCAGCTGACCAGCCGGGAGCAGATCCGCGCCTACATGCAGGCGGGCTTCGACGGCCCGCTGGCCGGCGCGCACGTCAAGGGCTGGCCGCTGCAGGTCACGTTCCTGGCCGAGGACACCGCGCTGGTGATCACCCAGGGCGGCATCATCCTCGACGGCGAGACCGAAACCGCGCCGGCGCGCCAGATCCGCGCCACCTGGATCGTGGTGGAGCGCGACGGCGAGTGGTCGCTCCTGTCGCACCAGAGCAGCCCGATCCGCGGCTGA
- a CDS encoding acyl-CoA dehydrogenase family protein produces MTTNVPVPSREELVRRAQDLVPLLQKNALWHEENRRLHDDTLEALGDAGFFKLRVPKRYGGFEVDTATLNAVLVELARGDGAVGWTTSVWNIPGWMVGMFPDAVQDEVYSTPDVRVCGTLSPGGQAVPTDGGYVVNGRWGFISGALHSHWQEIIAIAPTPDGQGMWPVAALVPLSDLQVIDDWYTMGMAGSGSVTTAANDLFVPAERVIPLVSILQGQSHSPASAELPIYRNPLLGVANASSAGTAIGLAEAAMENFLERVGTRKITYTDYAHQAEAPVTHLKVAEARLQIDQAAFHADRITRTADEKAATGGEWSLLERARTRADIGAICRLTKSAVDALSLASGGSSAYTSVPIQRIARDIHVVNLHALMAPDTNNELYGRVLLGLEPNTQYI; encoded by the coding sequence ATGACGACGAACGTCCCCGTCCCTTCGCGCGAGGAACTGGTCCGCCGGGCCCAGGACCTGGTGCCCCTCCTGCAGAAGAACGCCCTGTGGCACGAAGAGAACCGCCGCCTGCACGACGACACGCTCGAGGCGCTGGGCGACGCCGGGTTCTTCAAGCTGCGCGTGCCGAAGCGCTACGGCGGGTTCGAGGTCGACACCGCCACCCTGAACGCGGTGCTCGTGGAGCTCGCGCGCGGTGACGGCGCCGTCGGCTGGACGACGTCGGTGTGGAACATCCCCGGCTGGATGGTCGGCATGTTCCCGGACGCGGTCCAGGACGAGGTCTACTCGACGCCGGACGTCCGCGTCTGCGGCACGCTCAGCCCGGGTGGGCAGGCCGTGCCGACCGACGGCGGCTACGTCGTCAACGGCCGCTGGGGGTTCATCAGCGGCGCGCTGCACAGCCACTGGCAGGAGATCATCGCCATCGCCCCGACGCCGGACGGCCAGGGCATGTGGCCGGTCGCCGCGCTGGTGCCGCTGAGCGATCTGCAGGTCATCGACGACTGGTACACGATGGGCATGGCCGGCTCCGGCAGCGTGACGACCGCGGCCAACGACCTGTTCGTGCCCGCCGAGCGCGTCATCCCGCTGGTCTCGATCCTGCAGGGCCAGAGCCACTCGCCGGCCAGCGCCGAGCTGCCGATCTACCGGAACCCCTTGCTGGGCGTGGCGAACGCGTCTTCGGCGGGCACGGCGATCGGGCTGGCCGAGGCGGCGATGGAGAACTTCCTCGAGCGCGTCGGCACCCGCAAGATCACCTACACCGACTACGCGCACCAGGCCGAGGCGCCCGTCACGCACCTCAAGGTCGCCGAGGCCCGGCTGCAGATCGACCAGGCCGCCTTCCACGCGGACCGGATCACCCGCACCGCCGACGAGAAGGCCGCGACGGGCGGGGAGTGGTCGCTGCTCGAGCGCGCCCGCACCCGCGCGGACATCGGCGCGATCTGCCGGCTCACCAAGTCGGCGGTGGACGCGCTGAGCCTCGCCAGCGGTGGTTCGTCGGCCTACACCAGCGTGCCGATCCAGCGCATCGCCCGCGACATCCACGTGGTGAACCTGCACGCGCTGATGGCGCCCGACACGAACAACGAGCTCTACGGCCGGGTCCTGCTCGGCCTGGAACCCAACACGCAGTACATCTGA